GGCGTAGACCGCGCGGTTGCACTGCTGCAGGAACCCGATCGCGTCGCGATCGTGGTTCGAGCCGTCGACGTCGGGCACCCACTCGCCGTCCTTGCGCGAGTAGTCGCGGTACAGCATCGACGCGACGCCGTCGACCCGGAGCGCGTCGACGTGGAAGCGATCGAGCCAGCACAGCGCCGACGAGATCAGGAACGCGCGCACCTCGTGGCGGGCGTAGTTGAAGATGTAGCTGGTCCAGTCGGGGTGGAAGCCGCGCCGCGGATCGGCGTGCTCGAACAGGTGGGTGCCGTCGAACCGCCCCAGGCCGTGGGCGTCGGTCGGGAAGTGCGCGGGCACCCAGTCGACGATCACGCCGATGCCGGCCTGGTGGAGCGCGTCGATCATCGCCATCAGATCGTCGGGCGTGCCGTAGCGCCGGGTCGGCGCGAAGTAGCCGGTGACCTGGTAGCCCCACGAGCCGTAGAACGGGTGCTCGAGCACCGGCATCAGCTCGACGTGGGTGAAGCCGAGGCGGCCGACGTGCTCGGCCAGGCGCGCGCCCAGCGCCCGGTAGTCGAGCGCGTCGCCGGTCTCGCCGTGGGACCGCATCCACGAGCCCAGGTGGACCTCGTAGATCGACCACGGCGCGTCGAGGCGGGCCCGGGTCGGGCGCTCGGTCATCCAGGCGCCGTCGCCCCAGGTGTGGTGCTGGGCCCAGACGATCGAGCCGGTGGCCGGCGGGGTCTCGGCCGCGGCGGCGAACGGATCGGCCTTGTCGAGCACCTCGCCCGAGCGGCTGTGGATCCGGTACTTGTAGCGATGGCCGAGGGCGGCGTTGGCGGCCAGGCCCTCCCACAGCCCCGAGTCGCCGCGCGGCGCCAGCGGATCGCCGCCGGTCCAGTAGTTCCAGTCGCCGAGCACCTCGATGCGCGCGGCGTTGGGGGCCCACACCGCGAACCGCGTGCCGCCGCCGTCGACCGGGTGCGCGCCCAGCTTCTGGTACAGCCGGTGGTGGGTGCCTTCGTTGAACAGGTGGAGGTCGTCGTCGGTGAGGCCGGTCACGTCGGCCGAGCGTACTACGATGGCGCATGGCCCACACCCCATCCGCCGACGCCGCGCGCGCCCGCTTCGAGGCCGCCACCGCCGCTCACCTGACCGGCCCCCTCACCGATCAGATCGCGCTCGCGTCGGTCGACGCCGCAACCTGGGAGCAGCACAACCAGGCGCTGTGGGACGGCGCCACCGATCGCGCGCCCGCCTGCGACCTGCGCCAGGTCATGACCGACGACGAGCGCGCCCACGGCGCCGACCTCGAGGCGACGCTGACGCCGACGCTGAGCCACCGCGTGCTGCTGCGCGCCGGGGCCGAGGTGGTCGGCGCCTTCTGGGGCACGCAGGAGACCTGGCAGCGCTACTACATGGTCTACAGCGTGGTCCGGCGGGACTGGCAGGGCCGCGGCGTCTACAAGGCGCTGCTCGCGCGCGTGCTCGCCGCCGCCAGCGCCAGCGGCTTCCGCGAGATCTACAGCCGCCACCTCGCCGACAACAACGCCGTGCTCGTGCCCAAGCTCAAGGCCGGCTTCACGATCAGCGGCTTCGAGATCAACGCGCGGTTCGGCGTGCTGGTGCACCTGCGCTACTTCCCGGGCGCGGGCATGCGCGCGCTGGCGGCCCACCGGGTCGACGGCTCCCACGCGGCGGCGCTGCGGGCCCGCGGCCTACCGATCGGCTGATGGGGCGCCCGAGCGTCACCCGCGGGCGTACGCTCGGCCCATGCGCCGCCTCGTCGTGGTCCTGATCCTGTCGCTCAGCGCGTGCGGCCACAAGCCGGCGGCGAAGCCCGCCGCCGACGCCCCCGCCGTGGTCGCGCCGCCGCCGGCGCCCGCGGTCGACGCCGCCCCGCCGCCGCCAGCGCCCGCGGTCGACGCCGCCCTGGCCCCCACCGCCGCCGTGCCC
The sequence above is a segment of the Myxococcales bacterium genome. Coding sequences within it:
- a CDS encoding GNAT family N-acetyltransferase — its product is MAHTPSADAARARFEAATAAHLTGPLTDQIALASVDAATWEQHNQALWDGATDRAPACDLRQVMTDDERAHGADLEATLTPTLSHRVLLRAGAEVVGAFWGTQETWQRYYMVYSVVRRDWQGRGVYKALLARVLAAASASGFREIYSRHLADNNAVLVPKLKAGFTISGFEINARFGVLVHLRYFPGAGMRALAAHRVDGSHAAALRARGLPIG
- the glgB gene encoding 1,4-alpha-glucan branching protein GlgB; translation: MGCGPCAIVVRSADVTGLTDDDLHLFNEGTHHRLYQKLGAHPVDGGGTRFAVWAPNAARIEVLGDWNYWTGGDPLAPRGDSGLWEGLAANAALGHRYKYRIHSRSGEVLDKADPFAAAAETPPATGSIVWAQHHTWGDGAWMTERPTRARLDAPWSIYEVHLGSWMRSHGETGDALDYRALGARLAEHVGRLGFTHVELMPVLEHPFYGSWGYQVTGYFAPTRRYGTPDDLMAMIDALHQAGIGVIVDWVPAHFPTDAHGLGRFDGTHLFEHADPRRGFHPDWTSYIFNYARHEVRAFLISSALCWLDRFHVDALRVDGVASMLYRDYSRKDGEWVPDVDGSNHDRDAIGFLQQCNRAVYAAHPDVQTIAEESTAWGGVSRPPEHGGLGFGMKWDLGWMHDTLDYLRRDPVHRRWHHEQLTFRSIYADNENFVLPLSHDEVVHGKGSLIGKMPGDPWQQHANLRLLYGYQWALPGKKLLFMGGELAVTAEWNHDGVLAWGTADQPLPAGVLAWVRDLNAVYRRYPALHRRDCLPGGLTWLSADDRDHSCLAFVRWGEPDDAPVAVLFNFTPVPRHGVRLGAPRAGRWREVLASDAASYGGSGVGNLGGVDAIAEPWHGQPASMVVTLPPLGCVYLVHDGGAA